The following are encoded in a window of Corythoichthys intestinalis isolate RoL2023-P3 chromosome 8, ASM3026506v1, whole genome shotgun sequence genomic DNA:
- the btbd3a gene encoding BTB/POZ domain-containing protein 3a — translation MAAELFPAKKLLPSASEQQQEEQQQEQQHNPQYQQEHHQQNLSNNNGTSRQAGCTWQGLYPTIRERNSVMFNNDMMADVYFVVGPPGGTQRVPGHKYVLAVGSSVFHAMFYGELAEDQEEIRIPDVEPPSFLAMLKYIYCDEIELCADTVLATLYAAKKYIVPHLARACVNFLETSLSAKNACVLLSQSCLFEEPDLTQRCWEVIDAQAELALRSEGFCDIDAHTLESILRRETLNAKEMVVFEAALSWAEAECQRRDLRPTIENKRMVLGKAIYLIRIPAMALEDFANGAAQSGVLTLNETNDIFLWYTAANKPELLFCSKPRQGLAPQRCHRFQSCAYRSNQWRYRGRCDSIQFAVDKRVFVAGFGLYGSSCGSAEYGAKMELKRQGAPVAQRVIKYFSDGSSSTFAVWFEHPVQIEPDAFYTASVVLDGNELSYFGQEGMTEVQCGKVTFQFQCSSDSTNGTGVQGGQIPELIFYA, via the exons ATGGCCGCCGAGTTGTTTCCCGCCAAGAAGCTTCTTCCGTCCGCCTCTGAGCAGCAGCAAGAAGAGCAGCAGCAGGAGCAGCAGCACAACCCACAGTACCAACAAGAGCATCACCAGCAGAACCTGAGCAACAACAACGGCACCTCCAGGCAGGCCGGCTGTACCTGGCAGGGCTTGTACCCCACCATACGGGAGAG GAACTCAGTCATGTTTAACAATGACATGATGGCAGATGTCTACTTTGTGGTGGGACCGCCAGGTGGGACGCAGCGGGTTCCGGGCCACAAG TATGTCCTGGCGGTGGGCAGCTCGGTTTTCCACGCCATGTTCTATGGCGAGCTGGCTGAGGATCAAGAGGAGATTCGCATCCCCGACGTGGAGCCGCCGTCCTTCCTCGCTATGCTCAA GTACATCTACTGCGATGAGATCGAGCTGTGTGCCGACACAGTTTTGGCTACGCTGTATGCCGCTAAGAAGTACATAGTGCCGCACCTGGCGCGCGCTTGCGTAAACTTCCTGGAGACGAGCCTGAGCGCCAAGAACGCCTGCGTACTGCTGTCTCAGAGCTGCCTGTTCGAGGAGCCCGACCTGACGCAACGCTGCTGGGAAGTGATCGACGCTCAAGCCGAGCTGGCCCTGCGCTCTGAGGGCTTCTGCGACATCGACGCGCACACGCTGGAGAGCATCCTGCGCCGCGAGACCCTCAACGCCAAGGAGATGGTGGTGTTTGAGGCGGCGCTCAGCTGGGCCGAAGCCGAGTGTCAGCGTCGGGATCTGAGGCCCACCATCGAGAATAAGCGGATGGTGCTCGGAAAG GCCATATACTTGATCCGCATCCCCGCCATGGCTCTTGAGGACTTCGCTAACGGGGCAGCGCAGTCCGGCGTGCTGACGCTAAACGAGACCAACGACATCTTCCTGTGGTATACGGCGGCCAACAAGCCTGAGCTGCTGTTTTGCAGCAAGCCTCGACAAGGCCTGGCGCCGCAGCGCTGCCACCGCTTCCAGTCGTGCGCCTACCGCAGCAACCAGTGGCGCTACCGCGGACGCTGTGACAGTATACAGTTCGCCGTGGACAAGCGCGTCTTCGTGGCCGGCTTCGGCCTCTACGGCTCCAGCTGCGGATCGGCCGAATACGGGGCCAAAATGGAGCTGAAGCGTCAGGGCGCACCGGTGGCGCAGCGCGTCATCAAGTACTTCTCGGACGGCTCCAGCTCCACTTTCGCCGTGTGGTTCGAGCACCCGGTCCAGATCGAGCCCGACGCCTTCTACACAGCCAGCGTGGTCTTGGACGGAAATGAGCTCAGCTACTTCGGACAGGAGGGCATGACTGAGGTGCAGTGCGGTAAGGTCACTTTCCAGTTCCAGTGCTCCTCAGACAGCACTAACGGAACTGGCGTGCAAGGCGGTCAGATACCAGAACTCATCTTCTACGCTTGA